The Microbacterium limosum genome contains a region encoding:
- a CDS encoding VanZ family protein, with product MHTSYEQRRRPASQVSRGLAVGTLVIYVATLGLIALWPTHVDAPFSPHIAWLLERVPLLTYNRLEFAANILLFVPLGFLLAVLVAPRWRWTIPLAALAVSALIEGWQALGPGRTSTLLDVAANAAGGVLGLVIALIALPRRR from the coding sequence ATGCACACATCGTACGAGCAGCGGCGACGTCCTGCGTCACAGGTCTCGCGCGGACTCGCGGTGGGCACGCTCGTCATCTATGTCGCGACCCTCGGTCTCATCGCCCTGTGGCCGACCCACGTCGACGCACCGTTCTCCCCGCACATCGCATGGCTCCTCGAACGCGTGCCCCTCCTGACATACAACCGTCTCGAGTTCGCCGCGAACATTCTCCTGTTCGTGCCCTTAGGCTTCCTGCTCGCGGTGCTGGTGGCACCCCGCTGGCGATGGACGATCCCGCTCGCCGCCCTCGCGGTGTCGGCCCTCATCGAGGGGTGGCAGGCGCTCGGGCCCGGCCGCACGTCGACGCTGCTGGATGTCGCGGCGAATGCCGCCGGGGGCGTGCTGGGGCTCGTGATCGCCCTGATCGCCCTTCCCCGTCGCCGATGA